The stretch of DNA CGTCCGCGAACTCCGCCAGCTCCCGCCGCGACAAAGGCCAGGGGCAGGCGACCTTGTAGAGGCGCAACCCCATGTCGCTGGCCTTGACCTCGTCGAGGCCGAGGTCGTCCATCGCCTGGCGCACGTCGAGATACGACTTCCCGACCGTGATGACCCCGATCTTCGGCTGGCGGCCCCCTGAGAGCACGATCCGGTTGAGGGTGTTGGCCCGCACGAAGGCCATCATGGCGTCGCGCTTGAAGTCCTGGAGGCGGGCCTCCTGCTCGAGGATGCCGTCCGGCGTGCGGATGTTGAGCCCGCCCGGCGGCATCAGGAAGTCGTCGGGCAGGTGAATCTTCACCCGGTCGAGGCGCGCATCCACGCTCGCGGTCGATTCGATGTTCTCCTTCACGCACTTGAAGGCGACCCAGGTGCCGCAATAGCGGCTCATCGCGTAGCCGTAGAGGCCGTAATCCAGGATCTCCTGCACGCCGGCCGGGTTCAGGATCGGCGACATCACGTCGACGAAGTGGAACTCCGACTGGTGCGCGACGGTGGAGGATTCCGCCGTGTGGTCGTCGCCCATCAGCGCCAGCACGCCGCCATGGCGCGCGGTGCCGGCCATGTTGGCGTGGCGGAACACGTCGCCGGAGCGGTCGACGCCCGGGCCCTTGCCGTACCAGAGGCCGAACACGCCGTCGTAGCGGCCCTCGCCCCGCATCTCGGCCTGCTGCGCCCCCAGATCGCGGTCGCGGCCAGTTCCTCGTTGAGGCCGGGCTGGAACACGATGTTGGCCCGATCGAGCACCGTCTTGGCCCGTACCAGGTTCTGGTCGAGGCCGCCGATCGGCGAGCCGCGATAGCCTGAGACGAAGCCCGCGGTGTTGAGCCCCGCCGCCCGGTCGCGGGCCTGCTGCATCAGCAGCATCCGGATCACGGCCTGCGTGCCGGTGACGAAGACCTGGTCGCGGGAGAGATCGTACTTGTCGTCGAGGCTGACCGGCCGAAGGGACGGGGTGGTCGCGGGCGAACCCATCGCGTGTTCCTCTCCTCCTCGCGCGGTGCGGGCCGGTTTCACCAGCCTCTCGGGACCACGCCGATATGGCAGGAAGGCTGACATTCGCGGCCGGCCCCGTCAACGCGCTCTGGAGGCATTCCAGGCAGGCGCGCCTTGCCGCCCGCCCGCTTTCGCGGCATCACCGCTGACCCGCGGGCGCGTTCGCCCGCTCGAGCCCGGACGACCTTCGCGATGATCCGCCCCGACATCCTCGCCGCGATCGGCGGCACGCCCTTGATCCGCCTCAAGCGCGCCTCGGAGGAGACCGGCTGCACCATCCTGGGCAAGGCCGAGTTCATGAATCCCGGCCAGTCGGTGAAGGACCGCGCCGCCCTGTCGATGGTCGAGGCGGCCGAGCGCGCCGGCACCTTGCGGCCGGGCGGCACCATCGTCGAGGGCACGGCGGGCAATACCGGCATCGGGCTCGCGCTGGTCGGCGCGGCCCGCGGCTACCGCACGGTGATCGTGATCCCGGAGACCCAGTCGGCGGAGAAGAAGCAGGCGCTCAGGCTGGCCGGGGCCGACCTCGTCGAGGTGCCGGCGGTGCCGTTTGCCAACCCCAACAACTACGTGAAGGTGGCCGGCCGCCTGGCCGCGCGCCTGGCCGAGACCGAGCCCGGCGGCGCCTTCTTCGCCGACCAGTTCGACAACCTCGCCAACCGCGAGGCCCACATCGCCACGACGGGTCCGGAGATCTGGGAGGCGACGGGCGGCAAGGTGGACGGCTTCATCTGCGCGGCCGGCACCGGCGGCACGCTCGCCGGCACCGCGGCGGCCTTGCGCGCCCGCAACCCCGGGGTGACGATCGGGCTCGCCGATCCCGACGGCTCGGCGCTCCACCCCTACTACGCCACCGGCGAACTCAAGGCGTCCGGCACCTCGATCACCGAGGGCATCGGCCAGGGCCGCATCACCGGCAACCTGGAGGGTTTCCGGCCGGACGTGTCCTTCGGCATTCCCGACGCGGAAGCCCTGCCGCTGGTCTTCGGCCTCCTGGAGGAGGAGGGGCTTTGCCTCGGCGGCTCGTCGGGGATCAACGTGGCGGGCGCGATCCGGCTCGCCCGCCATCTCGGCCCGGGGCATACCATCGTGACGATCCTGTGCGATTACGGCACCCGCTACGCCTCGAAGCTGTTCGACCCCGAGTTCCTGCGCGCCCGCGACCTGCCGGTGCCGCATTGGCTGGCGCGCCCGCGGGCGATCGATCCGGGGCTGGTGGCGTAAGGGGGCGGTTGGGGCGTTTCGCTCGACCGCAGAACCGGCTTGGTGAGCCTACGGATCTCGAACCCACCGATTCATTCCGTGGCCGCGCAAGCGGAGCCCGGAATGACATGCAGGGCGTCATACCAACGGTCGTTGAAAACGACCTTTGGTTCCGTTCTCGAATTTTCGTCAAGCCTCTGGCTTGGCATAGAAAATTCGAGATGGCTCAATGGCCCGATGCGTCAGCATCTTGGGCCATTGGTATCAGAGCCTGTTTGATTGACTCAAGCACTTGCTCCCACACACGACCTCACCCTGAGGTGTCAATCGATTGAAAATCGACTGACCTCGAAGGAGGGCTCCAGGGATCGCGAAGACTTCTGGAACCCTCCTTCGAGGCTCCTTTCAGTCGCACCTCAGAGCCTGTTTGAGCAGGATTCCCACCCAAGACTTGAGGCGAGCGGGATCATCCTACCCGCTAACCTCATCCTGAGGTGCGAACGAAGTGAGCCTCGAAGGAGGGCTCCAGGGATCGCAGAGGCTTCTGGAGCCCTCCTTCGAGGTCAGTCGATCTGCGATCGACTAACACCTCAGGATGAGGTGGAAGGGTAGAATATCTCCTGATTTTTCTCAGTTTTTGTCAAATCACTCTACTCAAACAGGCTCACAGGATGAGGTCGGGAGAGGGATGGAAAAGGTCGTTGCAGCTAAATTTTCGCAAGTCAAACAGGCTCTCGATTCTGTCGAGCAGATCGACCAGATTTCTACTCGATCCAGAACGGCTTCCCCGCCTCACGCGCCGCGTCGGCCCGCGACAGGCCAACATCCTTCAGCAACCCCTCGGGACAGGCCATCAGGGCGCGGCGCTCGCGCCGGCGGTCGGCCCATAATTCGAGCCGCTGGAGGAGCGAGCCGGCGGAGCGCCGGCGTGGCGGACTGACACGGATGGTGGGAACGAGGCGCAGGTTTCCTCGGCCAGCGACGAGGCTCGTCATGGCTCTCTCCGGATCGGCAAGTGGCGTGGTCGGTGAGGAGAGATTGCCTTTCGCGGGCCCACCGATCAAACCAGATCGACTCGTCCGCCGCCCCAGGAAATCTGGGTCACGCCATCGGGACTGCCTCATGGCCCTCGACCGGACTTCCCGCCGCCGCCTGCCGCCGCTCAATGCCGTGCGGGCCTTCGAGGCCGCCTCGCGCCACGCCACCTTCCACGAGGCGGGGGACGAGCTCGGGGTCAGCGCCGGCGCGGTGGCGCAGCAGGTGAAGATCCTGGAGGGCTGGTTCGGCCTCGCCCTGTTCCGCCGCCTGCCGAGCCGGGGCGTCGCCCTGACCCCGGCGGGCCAGCGTTTCGCGGCCGCCGCCGGCGAGGTGCTGGACGGGCTCGCCGAGGCGAGCGCCCGGCTGCGGCGCCAGGGCCAGGACCACGTGCTGACGGTGAGCACCACCCATTCCTTCGCCAGCCTGTGGCTGATCCCGCGCATCGGCAGCTTCCGCGCGCAGCATCCCGACCTCGACGTGCGGGTGGTCGCCAACAACCGCCTGGTGGACTTTGCCCGCGACGACGCGGACGTGGCGATTCGGCACGGGCGCGGCCGCTATCCGGGCCTGCGCTCCGACCTCCTGATGCACGACGTCGTCTTCCCGGTCTGCAGCCCGGCCCTGCGCGACGGCGAGCCGCCGCTGCGCTCACCTCGGGATCTCGCCCGCCACACGCTCCTGCACGACGACGACCCGATCGACGTGGAGGCGGTGGGCTGGCCGCAATGGCTCGCGGCGGTCGGCGTCACCGGGGTCGATGCCTCGCGCGGGCCGCGCTTCACCCACACCTTCATGATCCTGCAGGTCGCCACCGCCGGGGGCGGGGTCGGCCTCGCCACGAAGGTGCTGGGCGGCGATCTCGTCACCGGCACCGGCCTGGTGCGGCCCTTCCCCGACGAGGTGGCGAGCCCCTACAGCTTCTTCCTCGTCACCCCGACCGAGGACGACGCCCCGAAGGTGGCGCGCTTCCGCGAGTGGATCACCGCGCAGGTGGCGGCGTCGGACCGCTGAGCGCCGGGCCGGGCGCCTCGCCGGTCCCGGACCACGAGACGCCGCGCCCGTCGCCGAGCAGGATCCAGGCGCCGGAATCGGAGGAAGCACGCCCCGGCAGCTTGCCGAGGAGGGCGGCGACGAGCCGCGAGAACCAGGACGACATGACGACAAGCAGACTCCGCCGCATTCGGGCGCGGTCGGTACGCGCTCCGGTAACCTCTGCAGTGTGCCGGAGCCTCGCCACGTCCTCCATGCTCGTCCGTCTCTATTTGTAGACCCCGTGTCCAAACGATCGCGGACGGACCGCCCCGGTTCGCTGAAGCGGCCTCACCCCCGGACCACCGCGTGCGCGGCCAGAAAGTCCACGAAGCAGCGGATGCGCAAGGACAGCCGCTCGTGCCCGGCATAGAGGGCGTGGATGTCCTCCGCATCGCCCGGGCTGAACTCTTCGAGCACCGGCACGAGGCGGCCGGCCGCAATGTCCTCGTCGACGTGGAAGCGGGCGAGCCGGGCGAGCCCGGCACCGCCGAGCGCCATCAGCCGCACCACCTCGCCGGAATTGCCGAAGAAGCGGCCGTGGACCGGTCGCTGCACCACCATTCCGTCGACCAGGAACGGCCAGGTGTCCAGCGAGCGGCGGAAGCTGAAGTTGAGGCAATCGTGATGGGTGAGCGCGTCCGGATGGGCGGGCGTGCCGCAGCGTTCGAGATAAGCGGGAGCCGCCACCACCGCGAGGCGGCTGCGCCCCAGGAGCTTCGCCCGCAGGCTCGTGTCGCGCAGAGGACCGATGCGGATCGCCACGTCGGCCCGCGCCTCGACGAGATCGACCACGTCGTCGGTGAGCGCGAGATCGACCCGCATCCGCGGCTGCTCGAGGAGAAAGCGCGGCAGCACCGGCAGGATCACCCTGGTGCCGAACGGCACCGAGGCGTTGACCCGGAGAAGCCCGCTCGGCTGGGCGGCGTCGCGGCCGAACCCGTCCTCGATCGCGTCGAACTCGGCGATCAGCTCGCCCGCACGCGCGAGATACGTCTCGCCCTCCGGCGTCAGGGTCATCGCCCGGGTGGTCCGCCGGATCAGGCCGACGCCGAGCCGCGCCTCCAGCCGCGCCACCGCCCGGCTCACCGCCGAGGGCGTGCAGCGCAGGGCCTTGGCGGCGGCCGCGAAGCTGCCGCGGCGGGCCACCTGCACGAAGGCTTCCATCTCGCCGAGGCGGTTGTCCATCGCGGGCTCATTGTTGCGTCCGATGCACGATCATCGTGCCGGCCCGCGCGCTGGTCATCAATCCCCGGCATCGTCATCTCGGGGCTTCCAGAGACGGAGACCGACCATGGACCTCAAGATCGGCGGCAAGACCGCCCTCGTCACCGGCGCCACCGCGGGCATCGGGCTCGCCATCGCCCGCCGCCTCGCCGCGGAAGGCGCCGAGGTGGTGCTGCCCGGGCGCAGCCAGGGGAAGCTCGATGCGGCGGCGCAGGCCGTCGCCGCCGAGCCCGGGGCGCGGGCGCCCCGCACGGTGCTGGCCGACCCGGCCACGGCGGAGGGCGCGGCGGCTTTGGTCGCGGCCGTGCCGGCGGTCGACATCCTGGTCAACAACCTCGGCATCTACGAAGCCAAGGCGTTCGAGGCGATCACCGACGCCGACTGGCACCGCCTGTTCGAGGTCAACGTCGTCTCGGGCGCGCGGCTGGCCCAGGCCTACTTCCCCGGCATGCTCGAACGGAACTCCGGGCGGATCGTGTTCGTGTCGAGCGAATCCGGCCTCGTGCCGCCGCCCGACATGCTGCACTACGCGGTGTCGAAGACCGCGCAGCTCACCATCACCCGGGGCCTGGCGCAACGCACCCGCGGCACCGGCGTGACGGTGAACGCGGTGATGCCGGGCCCGACCCGCTCGGAGGGCATCGTCGACTTCCTGAAGAGCGTCGCCTCCGATCCGGACGCCCCGGCGGACGAGCTGGAGGCGGAGTTCTTCCGGGTCCACCGCCCGCTCTCGCTGCTCGCCCGGATGATCGAGCCGGAGGAGATCGCGGGTCTCGTCGCCTATCTGGCCAGCCCCCTCGCGGCGGCGACCAACGGGGCGAGCCTGCGGGTGGAAGGCGGGATCGTGCCGACCATCGCCTGACCTCCCTGGCGCCGCCCTGAGCCGCCGCGCGAAGGCCGCCGCCCGGCATCCTGGGCGGCTCAGGATCTAACATTCCGGTGGCCGTGGAGGCCCCCGAACCACAGCCAGGCTCGGCCGTTGAGGGACGTTCGTCCCCTCGCGAGAAGGTCTCCGGTTGCTCCGCGTCCTCACCTACAACGTGCGCCGCTGCCTCGGTGCCGACGGCCGGCTCGACCCTGGGCGCATCGCCGCGGTGATCGCCGGCTGCCGGGCGGACGTGGTGGCGTTGCAGGAACTCGATGTCGGGCGCGCCCGCAGCGGCGGGATCGACCAGGCGGAGGTCATCGCCGGCCATCTCGGGATGCGCTCCCACTTCCACCCGGCGATGCGGGTGGAGGAGGAGCTCTACGGCGACGCGATCCTGACCGCCCTCCCCTCCCGGCTGGTGC from Methylobacterium aquaticum encodes:
- a CDS encoding SDR family NAD(P)-dependent oxidoreductase; protein product: MDLKIGGKTALVTGATAGIGLAIARRLAAEGAEVVLPGRSQGKLDAAAQAVAAEPGARAPRTVLADPATAEGAAALVAAVPAVDILVNNLGIYEAKAFEAITDADWHRLFEVNVVSGARLAQAYFPGMLERNSGRIVFVSSESGLVPPPDMLHYAVSKTAQLTITRGLAQRTRGTGVTVNAVMPGPTRSEGIVDFLKSVASDPDAPADELEAEFFRVHRPLSLLARMIEPEEIAGLVAYLASPLAAATNGASLRVEGGIVPTIA
- a CDS encoding cysteine synthase A, yielding MIRPDILAAIGGTPLIRLKRASEETGCTILGKAEFMNPGQSVKDRAALSMVEAAERAGTLRPGGTIVEGTAGNTGIGLALVGAARGYRTVIVIPETQSAEKKQALRLAGADLVEVPAVPFANPNNYVKVAGRLAARLAETEPGGAFFADQFDNLANREAHIATTGPEIWEATGGKVDGFICAAGTGGTLAGTAAALRARNPGVTIGLADPDGSALHPYYATGELKASGTSITEGIGQGRITGNLEGFRPDVSFGIPDAEALPLVFGLLEEEGLCLGGSSGINVAGAIRLARHLGPGHTIVTILCDYGTRYASKLFDPEFLRARDLPVPHWLARPRAIDPGLVA
- the gcvA gene encoding transcriptional regulator GcvA, producing the protein MALDRTSRRRLPPLNAVRAFEAASRHATFHEAGDELGVSAGAVAQQVKILEGWFGLALFRRLPSRGVALTPAGQRFAAAAGEVLDGLAEASARLRRQGQDHVLTVSTTHSFASLWLIPRIGSFRAQHPDLDVRVVANNRLVDFARDDADVAIRHGRGRYPGLRSDLLMHDVVFPVCSPALRDGEPPLRSPRDLARHTLLHDDDPIDVEAVGWPQWLAAVGVTGVDASRGPRFTHTFMILQVATAGGGVGLATKVLGGDLVTGTGLVRPFPDEVASPYSFFLVTPTEDDAPKVARFREWITAQVAASDR
- a CDS encoding DUF1127 domain-containing protein; the encoded protein is MTSLVAGRGNLRLVPTIRVSPPRRRSAGSLLQRLELWADRRRERRALMACPEGLLKDVGLSRADAAREAGKPFWIE
- a CDS encoding LysR family transcriptional regulator translates to MDNRLGEMEAFVQVARRGSFAAAAKALRCTPSAVSRAVARLEARLGVGLIRRTTRAMTLTPEGETYLARAGELIAEFDAIEDGFGRDAAQPSGLLRVNASVPFGTRVILPVLPRFLLEQPRMRVDLALTDDVVDLVEARADVAIRIGPLRDTSLRAKLLGRSRLAVVAAPAYLERCGTPAHPDALTHHDCLNFSFRRSLDTWPFLVDGMVVQRPVHGRFFGNSGEVVRLMALGGAGLARLARFHVDEDIAAGRLVPVLEEFSPGDAEDIHALYAGHERLSLRIRCFVDFLAAHAVVRG